The Oncorhynchus masou masou isolate Uvic2021 chromosome 6, UVic_Omas_1.1, whole genome shotgun sequence genome has a window encoding:
- the LOC135542577 gene encoding uncharacterized protein LOC135542577 isoform X3, with the protein MSETGGLRQRISSVMDILTSAAVTEICKLVEDCCGALSVEVSQSKEQIKMLEKQLRLTESRYMSVSGKGGQTPVSSGSPVNNSPSGNYPTANADDADDTPDDKGMVHVQDFYFDMRFPAVHCL; encoded by the exons ATGTCTGAGACGGGTGGTTTGCGTCAACGGATAAGCTCCGTCATGGACATTCTAACCTCCGCTGCGGTGACAGAGATTTGCAAATTAGTAGAGGATTGCTGTGGAGCGTTAAGTGTAGAAGTCTCTCAAAGCAAAGAGCAAATCAAAATGCTAGAGAAGCAACTCAGACTGACCGAGTCGAGGTACATGTCGGTGAGTGGCAAAGGAGGTCAGACGCCTGTCAGCAGCGGCTCACCAGTAAACAACAGTCCTTCGGGCAATTACCCCACGGCCAATGCCGATGATGCGGACGACACTCCCGATGACAAAG GTATGGTGCATGTGCAGGACTTTTATTTTGACATGAG ATTTCCAGCAGTTCATTGTCTCTGA
- the LOC135542577 gene encoding gastrula zinc finger protein XlCGF48.2-like isoform X2 — protein MSETGGLRQRISSVMDILTSAAVTEICKLVEDCCGALSVEVSQSKEQIKMLEKQLRLTESRYMSVSGKGGQTPVSSGSPVNNSPSGNYPTANADDADDTPDDKDFQQFIVSEVEFLPEQQHCKQELSPILGQDDWNPIQIKEEQEEFRINQEEEDSVFTPAWVKSDYDQYSTQSSQTQSEEYEDRMASTEQIKTEPKEDNSSEPTSDSHLQCKLKKTWTEKGQSSKGRKTMDLRSPVQMSHTEEKSFCCSDCGERFTQMGKLDAHRKAHKGKKPHRCDECGKCFTQIGYLNYHRKTHTGEKPHRCHDCGKCFYRVGDLTLHMRIHTGEKPLCCQAFYLRKTGLIDPGKSINCSSLCQPPADTTVNPSTYSESLFISTIYYL, from the exons ATGTCTGAGACGGGTGGTTTGCGTCAACGGATAAGCTCCGTCATGGACATTCTAACCTCCGCTGCGGTGACAGAGATTTGCAAATTAGTAGAGGATTGCTGTGGAGCGTTAAGTGTAGAAGTCTCTCAAAGCAAAGAGCAAATCAAAATGCTAGAGAAGCAACTCAGACTGACCGAGTCGAGGTACATGTCGGTGAGTGGCAAAGGAGGTCAGACGCCTGTCAGCAGCGGCTCACCAGTAAACAACAGTCCTTCGGGCAATTACCCCACGGCCAATGCCGATGATGCGGACGACACTCCCGATGACAAAG ATTTCCAGCAGTTCATTGTCTCTGAAGTGGAGTTTCTCCCTGAGCAGCAGCATTGTAAGCAGGAGTTGAGCCCCATCCTGGGGCAAGATGACTGGAACCCCATACAGAttaaagaggaacaggaggaatTCAGGATCAACCAGGAGGAGGAAGACTCTGTATTCACTCCTGCCTGGGTGAAAAGTGACTATGATCAATACTCAACTCAGTCCTCACAAACCCAAAGTGAAGAATATGAAGACAGAATGGCTTCAACTGAACAGATCAAAACAGAACCTAAGGAAGATAATTCCTCAGAGCCAACAAGTGACTCTCATCTCCAGTGCAAATTGAAGAAGACATGGACAGAAAAAGGACAAAGCTCGAAGGGTAGAAAAACCATGGATCTAAGGTCACCAGTGCAAATGAGTCACACAGAAGAGAAATCATTTTGCTGTAGTGATTGTGGTGAACGTTTCACTCAGATGGGAAAACTGGATGCTCATAGGAAGGCCCACAAAGGAAAGAAACCGCATCGCTGTGATGAATGTGGCAAATGTTTTACTCAAATTGGGTATCTAAACTATCACAGAAAGactcacacaggggagaaacctcaTCGCTGTCATGATTGTGGCAAATGTTTCTATCGAGTTGGTGATCTGACACTTCATATGAGGATTCACACAGGGGAAAAACCACTTTGCTGCCAG GCTTTTTACTTGAGAAAAACTGGTTTAATTGATCCTGGTAAGTCAATCAACTGCTCTTCCCTCTGCCAGCCTCCAGCTGACACGACGGTTAACCCATCAACTTATAGTGAATCTTTGTTTATTTCAACAATTTACTATCTGTGA
- the LOC135542577 gene encoding gastrula zinc finger protein XlCGF48.2-like isoform X1 encodes MSETGGLRQRISSVMDILTSAAVTEICKLVEDCCGALSVEVSQSKEQIKMLEKQLRLTESRYMSVSGKGGQTPVSSGSPVNNSPSGNYPTANADDADDTPDDKDFQQFIVSEVEFLPEQQHCKQELSPILGQDDWNPIQIKEEQEEFRINQEEEDSVFTPAWVKSDYDQYSTQSSQTQSEEYEDRMASTEQIKTEPKEDNSSEPTSDSHLQCKLKKTWTEKGQSSKGRKTMDLRSPVQMSHTEEKSFCCSDCGERFTQMGKLDAHRKAHKGKKPHRCDECGKCFTQIGYLNYHRKTHTGEKPHRCHDCGKCFYRVGDLTLHMRIHTGEKPLCCQVCGKCFARPSNLRSHIRIHTEKCYSCHYCGKYFRRKDSLTVHMRIHTREII; translated from the exons ATGTCTGAGACGGGTGGTTTGCGTCAACGGATAAGCTCCGTCATGGACATTCTAACCTCCGCTGCGGTGACAGAGATTTGCAAATTAGTAGAGGATTGCTGTGGAGCGTTAAGTGTAGAAGTCTCTCAAAGCAAAGAGCAAATCAAAATGCTAGAGAAGCAACTCAGACTGACCGAGTCGAGGTACATGTCGGTGAGTGGCAAAGGAGGTCAGACGCCTGTCAGCAGCGGCTCACCAGTAAACAACAGTCCTTCGGGCAATTACCCCACGGCCAATGCCGATGATGCGGACGACACTCCCGATGACAAAG ATTTCCAGCAGTTCATTGTCTCTGAAGTGGAGTTTCTCCCTGAGCAGCAGCATTGTAAGCAGGAGTTGAGCCCCATCCTGGGGCAAGATGACTGGAACCCCATACAGAttaaagaggaacaggaggaatTCAGGATCAACCAGGAGGAGGAAGACTCTGTATTCACTCCTGCCTGGGTGAAAAGTGACTATGATCAATACTCAACTCAGTCCTCACAAACCCAAAGTGAAGAATATGAAGACAGAATGGCTTCAACTGAACAGATCAAAACAGAACCTAAGGAAGATAATTCCTCAGAGCCAACAAGTGACTCTCATCTCCAGTGCAAATTGAAGAAGACATGGACAGAAAAAGGACAAAGCTCGAAGGGTAGAAAAACCATGGATCTAAGGTCACCAGTGCAAATGAGTCACACAGAAGAGAAATCATTTTGCTGTAGTGATTGTGGTGAACGTTTCACTCAGATGGGAAAACTGGATGCTCATAGGAAGGCCCACAAAGGAAAGAAACCGCATCGCTGTGATGAATGTGGCAAATGTTTTACTCAAATTGGGTATCTAAACTATCACAGAAAGactcacacaggggagaaacctcaTCGCTGTCATGATTGTGGCAAATGTTTCTATCGAGTTGGTGATCTGACACTTCATATGAGGATTCACACAGGGGAAAAACCACTTTGCTGCCAGGTCTGTGGCAAATGTTTTGCTCGTCCTAGTAATCTGAGGTCTCACATTAGGATTCACACAGAGAAATGTTattcctgtcattattgtggCAAATATTTTCGGCGTAAAGATAGTCTGACCGTGCACATGAGGATTCACACAAGGGAAATCATATAA